The proteins below come from a single Pseudomonas chlororaphis genomic window:
- a CDS encoding type III secretion regulator InvE: MSLPPVSMGGRSAQARLNSEKAAEHPQPSVDAWADADDSATAAVAQRMVQISDELSAALTQFRGRRLFELKSETPTDTFERVLEDDTVPKARQVLSLARLADKPVAWLLDMARQLFPDDSDLALVLRALLRRHNLQSPTRQRLETLLQTVVAQGSPKRMNAGINAALKARMFGASMAVRAGLLRETYRDFLESDDGPLNAYQDWIALYGPSQRMNVLAFIEAALLTDISAQDPSCSHAEFGQLLGRLTDLKHLRSTDGLFIDALLGDALVCRHNADEADWLVFLFGVLAYPDDLDQWLLGAVGEPVLLSSHRDRSALLQTVRRLSLRLPPSLFVDEDAPVRLAQQFTRLADVAYAHECLEQRRAGGCP, from the coding sequence ATGAGCCTGCCGCCGGTTTCCATGGGCGGACGCTCCGCCCAGGCCCGCCTGAACAGCGAGAAGGCCGCCGAGCATCCGCAGCCGTCGGTCGACGCCTGGGCGGACGCGGACGACAGCGCCACGGCGGCGGTGGCGCAGCGCATGGTGCAGATCAGCGACGAGCTGTCGGCGGCGCTCACCCAATTCCGTGGCCGGCGCTTGTTCGAGCTCAAGTCCGAAACGCCGACCGACACCTTCGAACGCGTGCTGGAGGACGACACCGTGCCCAAGGCGCGGCAGGTGCTGAGCCTGGCGCGGCTGGCGGACAAACCGGTGGCCTGGCTGCTGGACATGGCGCGGCAACTGTTCCCCGACGACAGCGACCTGGCCCTGGTGCTGCGGGCGTTGTTGCGCCGACACAACCTGCAAAGTCCGACCCGCCAGCGCCTCGAAACGCTGTTGCAGACGGTGGTTGCCCAAGGCTCGCCCAAGCGCATGAACGCCGGGATCAACGCGGCGCTCAAGGCGCGGATGTTCGGCGCGAGCATGGCGGTGCGGGCCGGCCTGCTGCGGGAAACCTACCGCGACTTTCTCGAATCCGACGACGGCCCGCTCAATGCCTACCAGGATTGGATCGCCCTGTACGGACCGTCGCAGCGCATGAACGTGCTGGCCTTCATCGAGGCCGCGTTGCTCACCGACATCAGCGCCCAGGACCCCAGTTGTTCCCACGCCGAGTTCGGGCAACTGCTGGGACGACTGACCGACCTCAAGCACCTGCGCTCGACCGACGGGCTGTTCATCGACGCGTTGCTGGGCGATGCACTCGTCTGCCGGCACAACGCCGATGAGGCCGACTGGCTGGTGTTCCTGTTCGGCGTGCTGGCCTACCCCGATGACCTCGACCAATGGCTGCTCGGTGCGGTGGGCGAGCCGGTGCTGCTCAGTTCCCACCGTGACCGTTCGGCGCTGTTGCAGACCGTGCGCCGGCTCAGCCTGCGCTTGCCGCCGTCGTTGTTCGTCGATGAAGACGCGCCGGTGCGCCTGGCCCAACAGTTCACCCGCCTGGCCGATGTCGCCTATGCCCATGAATGCCTCGAACAGCGCCGCGCCGGCGGTTGCCCGTGA
- a CDS encoding protein InvG has product MSRRALSLSLLLLLAPLAARADVYSFEAREQSARTFFSELSGVLGKPVIVSKVAAAKRVGGTFDLRTPQQTFERISAQMGLIWYSDGQAIYLYDGSEIKSSMASLQTLTVAKLLAFLKQSGLHDPRYPLRNDGLRTFHVSGPPIYVDLVLQAAQLMDNQRSELLLGKQQIGVIQVRNTFVSDRQYELRDDKVTLPGLASVIEALLRGEPQPVEPTVAQAPGPRSRAMMPVFPLEGLANTASEHDPTAPRILAREVAAGNIRVVAYPDTNSLLVKGLPEQVRFIENLVNALDTPKRHVELSLWIIDLHKDELNQLGINWQGAVKSGGTFSASLNAGSATTLDGASFVTRVLALERTQRANVVSRPVILTQENVPAIFDNNRTFYAPLVGERSVDLQHVTYGTLVSVLPRFAQADEIEMSLNIEDGNEVERPAQDERQGALPTVGRTRINTVARVPQGKSLLVGGFTRDDHGEQIGRVPVLGSIPWLGRLFSYRQSRSANTVRVFLIQPQEIRQALEPDTSEPGGPLLTPEQHERLRRSYFRLSQP; this is encoded by the coding sequence ATGAGCCGTCGCGCGTTGTCCCTGTCCTTGCTCCTGCTGCTCGCACCCCTCGCGGCTCGGGCCGACGTCTACAGCTTCGAAGCTCGCGAGCAGAGCGCACGAACGTTTTTCAGCGAGCTGTCAGGCGTGCTCGGCAAGCCTGTCATCGTCAGCAAGGTGGCGGCGGCCAAGCGGGTGGGCGGCACCTTCGACTTGCGTACGCCACAGCAGACGTTCGAGCGCATCAGCGCGCAAATGGGCCTGATCTGGTACAGCGACGGTCAGGCGATCTACCTGTACGACGGCTCGGAAATCAAAAGCTCGATGGCCTCGTTGCAGACGCTGACGGTGGCCAAGCTGCTGGCGTTTCTCAAGCAATCCGGGCTGCACGACCCACGCTACCCGTTGCGTAACGATGGCCTGCGCACCTTTCACGTGTCCGGGCCGCCGATCTACGTCGACCTGGTGCTACAGGCCGCGCAGTTGATGGACAACCAGCGTTCGGAGCTGTTGTTGGGCAAGCAGCAGATCGGCGTGATCCAGGTGCGCAATACCTTCGTCAGCGATCGCCAGTACGAATTGCGCGATGACAAGGTGACGCTGCCGGGGTTGGCCAGCGTGATCGAGGCGTTGTTGCGCGGTGAGCCGCAGCCGGTCGAGCCCACGGTGGCCCAGGCGCCCGGGCCGCGGTCGCGGGCGATGATGCCGGTGTTTCCCCTCGAAGGCCTGGCGAACACGGCCTCGGAACACGACCCCACCGCGCCGCGCATCCTCGCGCGGGAAGTGGCCGCCGGCAACATTCGCGTGGTGGCCTACCCGGACACCAACAGCCTGCTGGTCAAGGGGCTGCCGGAACAGGTGCGCTTTATCGAGAACCTGGTGAACGCGCTGGACACACCCAAGCGCCACGTCGAGCTGTCGTTGTGGATCATCGACCTGCACAAGGATGAACTCAACCAACTGGGTATCAACTGGCAAGGCGCGGTGAAATCCGGCGGTACGTTCAGCGCCTCGCTCAACGCCGGTTCGGCGACCACCCTCGACGGTGCGTCGTTCGTCACCCGCGTACTGGCCCTGGAGCGCACCCAGCGGGCCAACGTCGTGTCGCGCCCGGTGATCCTGACCCAGGAAAACGTCCCGGCGATCTTCGACAACAACCGTACCTTCTATGCGCCGCTGGTGGGGGAGCGCAGCGTCGACCTGCAACACGTGACCTACGGCACCCTGGTCAGCGTACTGCCGCGCTTCGCCCAGGCCGACGAGATCGAGATGTCGCTCAACATCGAGGACGGCAACGAGGTCGAGCGCCCAGCCCAGGACGAGCGCCAGGGCGCGTTGCCGACGGTGGGCCGTACCCGCATCAACACGGTGGCGCGGGTGCCCCAGGGCAAGAGCCTGCTGGTGGGTGGCTTTACCCGTGACGACCACGGCGAGCAGATCGGCCGGGTCCCGGTGTTGGGCTCGATCCCGTGGCTCGGCAGGTTGTTCAGCTATCGCCAGAGCCGCTCGGCCAACACCGTGCGGGTGTTCCTGATCCAACCCCAGGAAATTCGCCAGGCCCTTGAACCTGACACGAGCGAGCCGGGCGGCCCATTGCTCACCCCGGAGCAGCACGAGCGCTTGCGGCGTTCTTACTTCAGGCTGTCGCAACCATGA
- a CDS encoding transcriptional regulator — MQDTSSRSTVLTDPRERVVHLRVVQGAVALDSAGGGQRQALPSGWQGLVVLRDPLRFSGDQLHVLPVCPAPLVKLQAFFDMSDAFAAKRTEVAPWALLPVADDVVRTPARLERWFIEQALGGTPGYHAVAPLLRQHESYGLVRFLLEQGTRSEKLNTLAQRYGVSVSHFRRLCRQALGSAAKPALRGWRTAQALLDMSLGNGSLTDVALAFGFASSSHFSKEVRELVGFAPSSLADITYLPGK, encoded by the coding sequence GTGCAGGACACATCATCTCGCTCCACGGTATTGACTGACCCGCGCGAGCGGGTGGTGCACCTGCGGGTCGTCCAGGGCGCGGTGGCGCTGGACAGCGCAGGGGGCGGGCAGCGGCAGGCCCTGCCGAGCGGTTGGCAAGGGCTGGTGGTGCTGCGCGACCCGTTGCGGTTTTCCGGTGACCAATTGCACGTGCTGCCGGTCTGCCCGGCGCCGCTGGTGAAGTTGCAGGCGTTCTTCGACATGAGCGATGCCTTCGCCGCGAAAAGAACCGAGGTCGCGCCATGGGCCTTGTTGCCGGTGGCGGATGACGTCGTGCGGACTCCGGCGCGGCTCGAGCGCTGGTTCATTGAACAGGCGCTGGGTGGCACCCCGGGTTATCACGCCGTTGCACCGTTGTTGCGCCAGCATGAAAGCTACGGCCTGGTGCGTTTTTTGTTGGAGCAAGGCACCCGCAGCGAAAAGCTCAACACCCTCGCGCAGCGCTACGGGGTGTCGGTCTCGCACTTTCGCCGGCTCTGCCGGCAGGCCCTGGGCAGCGCGGCCAAACCGGCCTTGCGCGGGTGGCGCACGGCCCAGGCGTTGTTGGACATGAGCCTGGGCAACGGTTCGCTGACCGACGTCGCGCTGGCGTTCGGCTTTGCCTCTTCCTCGCATTTCTCCAAAGAAGTGCGCGAGCTGGTGGGGTTCGCCCCCAGCAGCCTGGCCGACATCACCTACCTGCCGGGCAAGTGA
- a CDS encoding nitrate transporter → MNEVPANPLAWVNGSDAPEKSAVNLGFMALSDCAPLVVAATQGFAQPYGLTLNLKRQASWANLRDKLVSGEIDAAHSLYGLVYAVHLGIGGVAPTDMAVLMGLNQNGQSINLSHGLQAQGVTSPEALERHVHQSRPKLTFAQTFPTGTHAMWLYYWLAAQGIHPLTDVDSVVVPPPQMIAHLQAGRIDGFCVGEPWCASAVKQNLGFTLATTQTIWPDHPEKVLGCTRAFVEQYPNTARALVMAILEASRFIEQSSENRRSTAQLLSAPQYLDAPLDCIEPRLLGIYADGLGNSWQDPHAMRFHAGGAVNLPYLSDGMWFMTQFRRWGLLREDPDYLDVARQVQQLTLYREACAALDIPAPLPDMRSSLLIDGTTWDGTDPAGYAKSFKLHALSDATALFASR, encoded by the coding sequence ATGAATGAAGTTCCAGCCAACCCCCTGGCCTGGGTCAATGGCAGCGATGCCCCGGAAAAGAGCGCGGTCAATCTTGGCTTCATGGCCCTGAGCGACTGCGCCCCCCTGGTGGTGGCCGCCACCCAGGGGTTCGCCCAGCCCTACGGCCTGACCCTGAACCTCAAGCGCCAGGCATCCTGGGCCAACCTGCGGGACAAGCTGGTCAGTGGTGAAATCGACGCCGCCCACAGCTTGTACGGCCTGGTCTACGCGGTGCACTTGGGCATCGGCGGCGTGGCGCCCACCGACATGGCCGTGCTGATGGGGCTGAACCAGAACGGCCAGAGCATCAACCTGTCCCACGGCTTGCAGGCCCAGGGCGTGACCAGTCCTGAGGCACTGGAACGGCATGTGCACCAATCTCGCCCGAAACTGACCTTCGCCCAGACGTTTCCCACCGGCACCCATGCCATGTGGCTCTATTACTGGCTGGCGGCCCAGGGCATCCACCCCTTGACCGACGTCGACAGCGTGGTGGTGCCGCCGCCCCAGATGATCGCCCACTTGCAGGCCGGGCGGATCGACGGCTTCTGCGTCGGCGAGCCCTGGTGCGCCAGCGCGGTGAAGCAGAACCTGGGGTTCACCCTGGCAACCACCCAGACCATCTGGCCCGACCACCCGGAAAAAGTCCTGGGCTGCACCCGCGCGTTCGTCGAGCAGTACCCCAACACCGCCCGGGCCCTGGTGATGGCGATCCTCGAGGCCAGCCGCTTCATCGAGCAGAGCAGCGAGAACCGCCGCAGCACCGCACAACTGTTGAGTGCGCCGCAATACCTCGACGCCCCGCTGGACTGCATCGAACCGCGCTTGCTGGGGATCTATGCCGACGGCCTGGGCAACAGCTGGCAGGATCCTCACGCCATGCGCTTCCATGCGGGCGGCGCGGTGAACCTGCCGTACCTGTCCGACGGCATGTGGTTCATGACCCAATTCCGCCGCTGGGGCTTGCTGCGCGAGGACCCGGACTACCTGGACGTGGCGCGGCAAGTCCAGCAACTCACGCTGTACCGTGAAGCCTGCGCGGCGCTGGACATCCCCGCCCCGCTGCCGGACATGCGCAGCAGCCTGTTGATCGACGGCACCACCTGGGACGGCACGGACCCGGCCGGGTATGCCAAAAGCTTCAAGCTGCACGCCTTGAGCGATGCCACCGCCCTTTTCGCCAGTCGCTGA
- a CDS encoding histidine kinase — MLRILLINDTAKKVGRLKAALIEAGFEVIDESGLTIDLPARVETVRPDVILIDTESPGRDVMEQVVLVSRDQPRPIVMFTDEHDPDVMRQAIKSGVSAYIVEGIHAARLQPILDVAMARFESDQALRAQLLARDQQLAERKRIELAKGMLMKMKDCNEEQAYTLMRRQAMSRQQKLIQVAEQIIAMNELLG; from the coding sequence ATGCTGCGTATCCTGCTGATCAATGACACCGCGAAAAAAGTCGGGCGCCTGAAAGCGGCCCTGATTGAAGCCGGGTTCGAGGTGATCGACGAATCCGGCCTGACCATCGATTTGCCCGCACGCGTCGAAACGGTGCGTCCGGACGTGATTCTGATCGATACCGAGTCACCCGGACGCGATGTGATGGAGCAAGTGGTGCTGGTCAGTCGCGACCAGCCACGACCGATCGTCATGTTCACCGACGAGCACGACCCTGATGTGATGCGCCAGGCCATCAAGTCGGGGGTCAGCGCCTACATCGTCGAAGGCATCCACGCCGCGCGCCTGCAACCGATCCTCGACGTGGCCATGGCCCGCTTCGAAAGCGACCAGGCCCTGCGCGCCCAACTGCTGGCCCGCGACCAGCAACTGGCCGAACGCAAGCGCATCGAACTGGCCAAGGGCATGCTGATGAAGATGAAGGATTGCAACGAAGAACAGGCCTACACCCTGATGCGCCGCCAGGCCATGAGCCGCCAGCAGAAGCTGATCCAGGTGGCCGAGCAGATCATTGCCATGAACGAACTGCTCGGCTGA
- a CDS encoding MFS transporter — protein MNSSFWKSGHTPTLFAAFLYFDLSFMVWYLLGPLAVQISTDLHLTTQQRGLMVATPILAGAVLRLFMGLLADRISPKTAGMVGQVIVISALFCAWKLGIHSYEQALLLGLFLGVAGASFAVALPLASQWYPPQHQGKAMGIAGAGNSGTVLAALIAPIMAVTFGWTNVFGFALIPLALTLVLFAWLAKNAPERPKAKSMADYLKALGDRDSWWFMFFYSVTFGGFIGLASALPGYFNDQYGLSPVTAGYYTAACVFGGSLMRPLGGALADRFGGIRTLLGMYTVAAICIAAVGFNLPNSYAALALFVCTMLGLGAGNGAVFQLVPQRFRREIGVMTGLIGMAGGIGGFALAAGMGAIKQSTGSYQMALWLFASLGVLAWFGLYGVKRRWRTTWGSAAVTAARV, from the coding sequence ATGAATTCAAGCTTCTGGAAATCCGGCCACACCCCGACCCTGTTCGCGGCCTTCCTGTATTTCGACCTGAGTTTCATGGTCTGGTACCTGCTCGGCCCATTGGCGGTGCAGATCTCGACCGACCTGCACCTGACCACTCAGCAACGCGGCCTGATGGTCGCTACGCCGATCCTGGCCGGCGCGGTGCTGCGCCTGTTCATGGGCCTTCTGGCCGATCGGATTTCGCCAAAGACTGCCGGCATGGTGGGTCAAGTGATCGTAATCAGCGCATTGTTCTGCGCCTGGAAGCTGGGCATCCACAGCTATGAACAAGCCCTGCTGCTGGGCCTGTTCCTGGGGGTGGCCGGGGCTTCGTTCGCCGTGGCCCTGCCGTTGGCCTCGCAGTGGTATCCGCCCCAGCACCAAGGCAAGGCGATGGGCATCGCCGGTGCCGGTAACTCGGGCACCGTGCTCGCCGCGTTGATCGCGCCGATCATGGCCGTGACGTTCGGTTGGACCAACGTGTTCGGTTTCGCCCTCATCCCCCTGGCGCTGACCCTGGTCCTCTTCGCCTGGCTGGCCAAGAACGCTCCCGAGCGCCCCAAAGCCAAATCCATGGCCGATTACCTCAAGGCCCTGGGCGACCGTGACAGCTGGTGGTTCATGTTCTTCTACAGCGTGACCTTCGGCGGCTTCATCGGCCTGGCCAGCGCCCTGCCCGGCTACTTCAACGACCAGTATGGCCTGAGCCCGGTGACGGCCGGCTACTACACCGCCGCCTGCGTCTTTGGCGGCAGCCTGATGCGGCCCTTGGGCGGCGCCCTGGCCGACCGTTTCGGCGGCATCCGCACCTTGCTGGGCATGTACACCGTCGCGGCCATCTGCATTGCCGCGGTGGGCTTCAACCTGCCGAACTCCTACGCCGCCCTGGCCCTGTTCGTCTGCACCATGCTCGGCCTGGGTGCGGGCAACGGCGCGGTGTTCCAACTGGTGCCGCAACGCTTCCGTCGCGAGATCGGCGTGATGACCGGGCTGATCGGCATGGCCGGCGGCATCGGCGGTTTCGCCCTGGCGGCGGGCATGGGTGCGATCAAGCAGAGCACCGGCAGCTACCAGATGGCGCTGTGGTTGTTCGCCAGCCTCGGCGTCCTGGCCTGGTTCGGCCTGTACGGCGTCAAGCGTCGCTGGAGAACCACCTGGGGTTCGGCTGCCGTCACCGCCGCCCGGGTGTAA